A single Balneola sp. DNA region contains:
- a CDS encoding multifunctional oxoglutarate decarboxylase/oxoglutarate dehydrogenase thiamine pyrophosphate-binding subunit/dihydrolipoyllysine-residue succinyltransferase subunit produces the protein MKSLEAIFGPNSALVEELYEQYKAQPDSVPAHWKTYFDELNGITPEKEAPAEVAKPASNGTAVAQEAPAKEEKKMAAPPKGAELERIKGVATKIVENMDQSLEVPTATSLRVLPVKMMVEDRTIINRHLVKRNEPKASFTHFICWAIIKALKEFPTLNHTYHFNGKEHYRVVPEQVNLGVAVDLPNKDGSRNLVVPNIKGVDKMNFKEFLYAFADLVSRAREGKLQINDFQGTTISITNPGTIGTVSSVPRLMQGQGSIIATGAIDYPAEYQNMSREVLNQLGISKVMTMTCTYDHRIIQGAESGSFLQKIHQLLSGKSDFYESIFADLEIPYDPIPYGEDNYSALFAGAGNTLAQDKRAIGVWRLITMYRLRGHVLANLDPLEKVPGHTPELDLEYYGLSLWDLDREFYCGGLGGMEKAPLRVIIKLLRDTYCEHIGAEYMHLLDLNERRWLRERMESTGNEPDLTIEDKKQILHKLNQAMAFEEFLHKKYIGHKRFSLEGNDTLIPMIHFLLEEAGDADIEKIFMGMAHRGRLNILVNIMNKPYHRVFAEFEGNVDPDSIQGSGDVKYHLGAKGKHKSQSGKEVEIELMPNPSHLEAVNPIVEGAARAMQDHHESEEAGKKILPVLMHGDAAFAGQGVVAETLNMSQLEGYKTGGTIHIIINNQIGFTTLPKDGRSTEYASDLAKLILAPIFHINGDRPEAAVHAIKMALEYRQKFGKDVIIDLIGYRKHGHNEGDEPAFTQPGMYKEINDHNTVRDLYTTHLVKNEELSEAETEEIFKEFDDLLQAAFEDAKKSPNVEVTTALFDRSETPQTKRPKFPDTTYSKEDLNDIAIKLNTVPKDFDANPKLLRQLAKRADIVQNEEKKIDWGFAEALAFGSLLKSGKNVRITGQDVERGTFAHRHAVLHGTETNQTFTPLNHLQEEQGIFHIHNSLLSEYAALGFEFGYSAQQKDALVIWEAQFGDFANGAQIIIDQFLSSSEAKWGQTTSLVLNLPHGYEGQGPEHSSARLERFLQLCAEDNMHVMNLTTPAQYFHMLRKQALQEQKKPVVLMTPKSLLRHPLATSTTDELTDGKFMPFIQDSEVSTSAKRLVICSGKVYYDLYKYRQEQGIEDIAIARLEQFYPFPDKDVKDYLKSLKNVKEVVWCQEEPKNMGAWFFVASRFNELLASGQKLRYAGRQASASPAAGQKKVHDAEQLQLIEEALK, from the coding sequence TTGAAATCACTTGAAGCCATCTTTGGCCCCAACTCAGCATTAGTAGAGGAACTTTACGAACAGTATAAAGCTCAACCCGACTCCGTTCCTGCTCACTGGAAAACTTACTTTGATGAGTTAAATGGAATAACCCCGGAAAAAGAAGCACCTGCTGAGGTTGCTAAACCTGCTTCAAACGGTACTGCTGTAGCTCAGGAAGCCCCCGCAAAAGAAGAAAAGAAAATGGCAGCCCCTCCTAAGGGCGCAGAATTAGAAAGAATAAAAGGGGTAGCTACTAAGATTGTAGAGAATATGGATCAAAGCCTGGAAGTACCAACAGCGACATCGCTTCGTGTACTTCCGGTAAAAATGATGGTAGAAGATAGGACTATCATTAATCGTCATCTAGTTAAGAGAAATGAACCTAAGGCTTCATTTACGCACTTCATTTGCTGGGCGATTATAAAAGCATTAAAAGAGTTCCCAACACTGAACCATACCTATCATTTCAATGGTAAAGAACACTATCGAGTAGTACCAGAGCAGGTTAACCTTGGAGTAGCTGTTGATCTTCCAAACAAAGATGGCTCCAGAAACCTGGTTGTTCCAAATATTAAGGGTGTTGATAAGATGAACTTCAAAGAGTTCCTCTATGCTTTCGCTGACTTGGTTAGCAGAGCCCGAGAGGGGAAACTTCAGATTAATGATTTTCAGGGAACTACTATCAGCATTACTAACCCTGGAACAATCGGTACTGTTTCTTCGGTGCCAAGGTTGATGCAAGGACAGGGTTCTATTATTGCTACTGGTGCCATCGATTATCCAGCAGAATACCAGAATATGTCTCGGGAAGTATTAAATCAGCTTGGTATTAGTAAGGTTATGACTATGACCTGTACGTATGATCATCGCATTATCCAGGGAGCTGAATCAGGTTCATTTCTACAAAAAATACACCAATTACTAAGTGGTAAGTCTGATTTCTACGAATCAATCTTTGCAGACTTAGAGATTCCTTATGATCCTATTCCATATGGCGAGGATAATTATTCTGCACTTTTTGCAGGAGCTGGGAATACCTTAGCACAAGATAAACGTGCTATTGGTGTTTGGCGATTGATTACGATGTACAGGCTACGTGGACATGTACTAGCCAATTTAGACCCGCTTGAAAAAGTACCAGGACATACACCCGAGCTCGATTTAGAATATTATGGACTCTCTCTTTGGGATTTAGATCGCGAGTTTTACTGTGGTGGCCTTGGTGGTATGGAAAAAGCTCCACTAAGAGTAATTATCAAATTACTGCGAGATACTTATTGCGAACATATTGGTGCTGAATACATGCACCTGCTTGATCTTAATGAGAGAAGATGGCTTCGAGAGCGAATGGAGTCTACTGGCAATGAACCGGATCTAACTATTGAGGATAAAAAACAGATCCTTCATAAGTTAAATCAGGCAATGGCTTTCGAAGAGTTTCTTCACAAAAAATATATTGGGCATAAACGCTTCTCCTTAGAAGGGAATGACACGCTCATCCCAATGATTCACTTCTTACTTGAAGAAGCTGGTGATGCTGATATAGAGAAGATATTTATGGGAATGGCTCATCGTGGGCGACTAAATATCCTCGTTAATATTATGAACAAACCTTATCACAGGGTATTTGCAGAATTTGAAGGCAATGTTGATCCCGATTCAATTCAGGGTTCCGGAGATGTGAAGTACCACCTTGGTGCAAAAGGGAAGCACAAGTCTCAAAGTGGTAAGGAAGTAGAAATAGAATTGATGCCAAATCCAAGTCACCTTGAAGCAGTGAACCCGATTGTAGAAGGTGCGGCCAGAGCCATGCAGGATCATCATGAGTCAGAAGAAGCAGGGAAAAAAATTCTACCTGTACTAATGCATGGTGACGCTGCATTCGCAGGACAGGGTGTTGTTGCTGAAACGTTGAATATGTCTCAGCTAGAAGGGTATAAAACTGGTGGTACCATTCATATTATTATCAATAATCAAATTGGTTTTACCACTTTACCGAAAGACGGACGGTCAACAGAGTATGCTTCTGATCTGGCGAAGTTAATCCTGGCACCTATTTTCCATATAAATGGGGATCGACCTGAAGCTGCTGTTCATGCAATCAAAATGGCTTTAGAATACCGTCAGAAATTTGGGAAAGATGTGATCATAGATCTAATTGGCTATCGCAAGCATGGACATAATGAAGGTGATGAGCCCGCGTTCACTCAGCCTGGTATGTATAAGGAAATCAACGATCATAATACCGTAAGAGATCTTTATACTACACATCTTGTTAAAAACGAAGAGTTATCCGAGGCTGAAACTGAGGAAATCTTTAAGGAGTTTGACGACCTATTACAAGCAGCTTTTGAGGACGCAAAAAAATCCCCAAATGTTGAGGTTACTACTGCATTATTTGATAGGTCAGAAACTCCGCAGACTAAGCGTCCTAAATTCCCAGATACAACCTACTCGAAAGAGGATTTGAACGATATTGCTATTAAGCTGAATACCGTTCCCAAAGACTTTGATGCCAATCCGAAGTTACTTCGTCAGTTGGCAAAACGAGCTGATATCGTTCAAAATGAAGAGAAAAAAATTGATTGGGGATTTGCCGAAGCTCTGGCTTTTGGTTCCTTGCTCAAATCGGGTAAGAATGTTCGAATTACTGGGCAAGATGTTGAAAGAGGCACCTTTGCTCACCGACATGCAGTGTTGCATGGTACTGAAACCAACCAAACCTTTACCCCGCTTAACCATCTTCAGGAAGAGCAAGGTATCTTTCATATTCACAATAGCTTATTAAGTGAGTACGCAGCCCTAGGGTTCGAATTCGGGTATAGCGCACAACAAAAAGATGCTCTAGTTATTTGGGAAGCACAATTCGGTGACTTTGCAAATGGAGCTCAGATTATTATTGATCAATTCCTCTCTTCGAGTGAAGCAAAATGGGGGCAAACAACTTCTTTAGTGCTTAACCTCCCTCATGGGTACGAAGGACAGGGGCCGGAGCATTCTTCGGCACGGCTTGAAAGATTCCTTCAACTTTGTGCGGAGGATAATATGCATGTTATGAATTTGACTACACCGGCTCAATACTTCCACATGTTACGTAAACAAGCATTGCAGGAGCAAAAAAAGCCTGTTGTACTAATGACACCAAAGAGCTTGCTCCGTCATCCGCTTGCCACATCTACCACGGATGAATTGACAGATGGAAAGTTCATGCCTTTTATCCAGGATAGTGAAGTTTCTACCTCAGCAAAACGACTGGTTATATGCTCTGGAAAAGTGTATTACGACTTATACAAATACCGTCAAGAACAAGGCATAGAAGATATCGCCATTGCTCGACTCGAGCAGTTCTACCCCTTCCCCGACAAAGATGTAAAGGATTATCTGAAGTCACTTAAGAATGTAAAAGAAGTAGTATGGTGCCAAGAGGAACCCAAGAATATGGGTGCCTGGTTCTTTGTTGCTTCCAGGTTCAATGAGCTTCTTGCTTCTGGTCAAAAACTGAGATATGCTGGGCGCCAGGCATCAGCTTCTCCAGCCGCAGGCCAGAAAAAAGTTCATGATGCTGAACAGTTGCAACTCATTGAGGAAGCACTGAAATAA
- a CDS encoding gfo/Idh/MocA family oxidoreductase has protein sequence MKKTISRKDFVKKAGALIAGFSALSTTSFPNIILPKKKEKLGVALVGLGRYSNGRLAPGLQLTEHCELKGIVTGTPSKIPVWQERYNIPDANVYNYENIHEVANNDDIDIIYIVLPTGLHAKYAIAGAEAGKNVWCEKPMAKTVEECQGIIDAATKNKVQLTIGYRLQHEPNNQQVIEYTRQQTYGSIQDIKAGAGYSGRHGEGNWRRSNELGGGALYDMGVYPINAIRYAAQMEPVRVRGRQWSDRSEMYNEVDEFSEFEMEFSNGLITTGETAFGKSSNYLDVTCSKGWYRLRPFQSYSGVRGETSDGTQLPADPGHQQARQMDNDALAIKDSKTPIVPGEDGLKDIRIVQAIMESSQKDGEWITL, from the coding sequence ATGAAAAAAACTATCTCAAGAAAAGACTTCGTAAAAAAAGCAGGAGCTTTAATTGCGGGCTTCTCAGCGCTTTCAACAACCAGTTTCCCAAATATTATTCTTCCCAAAAAGAAAGAAAAACTTGGAGTAGCTCTGGTTGGATTAGGCAGATATAGCAACGGCAGACTTGCACCAGGACTTCAACTCACTGAGCACTGTGAACTCAAGGGAATAGTTACCGGAACACCCAGTAAAATTCCTGTTTGGCAAGAGCGCTATAACATTCCTGATGCAAACGTCTACAATTATGAGAATATACACGAAGTAGCTAATAATGATGATATTGATATCATCTACATTGTACTCCCTACTGGCCTTCATGCTAAATATGCCATTGCAGGAGCTGAAGCGGGTAAGAATGTGTGGTGTGAAAAACCAATGGCAAAAACTGTAGAAGAATGCCAGGGCATTATTGATGCAGCTACCAAGAATAAGGTGCAGCTTACTATTGGCTATCGCTTACAACATGAACCTAATAATCAACAAGTGATCGAATATACCCGTCAGCAAACCTATGGCAGCATTCAGGATATTAAAGCCGGCGCAGGGTATAGCGGGCGTCATGGAGAAGGTAATTGGCGAAGAAGTAACGAACTTGGCGGAGGAGCTTTGTACGATATGGGAGTATATCCAATCAATGCTATTAGGTATGCAGCTCAAATGGAACCTGTTCGTGTACGTGGAAGACAATGGTCTGACCGGAGTGAGATGTATAATGAAGTTGATGAGTTTTCGGAATTTGAAATGGAATTTTCGAATGGGTTAATTACTACGGGAGAAACAGCATTCGGTAAATCCAGTAATTATCTGGATGTAACCTGTTCAAAGGGTTGGTACAGACTTCGTCCTTTCCAAAGCTATTCAGGTGTTCGAGGAGAAACCAGTGATGGTACTCAATTACCTGCCGATCCTGGACATCAACAAGCCCGTCAAATGGATAATGACGCACTTGCGATCAAAGATAGTAAGACTCCTATTGTTCCGGGAGAAGATGGGTTAAAGGATATCAGAATTGTACAGGCAATTATGGAATCTTCACAAAAAGATGGAGAGTGGATTACACTTTAA
- a CDS encoding GAF domain-containing protein yields MSLDRQEKALREFKQIMADLVHLLRTSTRVELAYMCWVNQTRQQFVWESNSTNLPNVMFQDRLAFEQHFLDEYKEIKEITKLVIGEDIPKGKLAHYFDFVAAKTMVLIPFINKGETVAITVLETEKDVNLEAINDQVFAYNNALVNVLDTYLEIVDLHEQQKEWEEYEESLAALDYRLHRVDLLNKMLDEMQLYLPNGGACLVCPGMDSWSLVLASKFAKNSPLLGLEMENKSVAYETVEKGAPSFNMHFNNNPKLISSKEKRTEGASLAIPIMIHDRRQAVVITYDSDPLTYKESTKHKLINLARIASLSIQSVVKKSGMAEELFTQNFGAFMTDLWEASIGNELQKIRSGKGKHTWFGLVSPHELSSIRTKYRLEDLLKIQKDFVSFLNPSQHDVPGFIGYNSDYVYAFVIQSDSEDAVNTWMDSVKTKLAHGLKLSNGENLDVSFKAGFTKLIPEDANSYQVLTKAKKALSEVVRNEELELFEA; encoded by the coding sequence ATGAGTCTAGACCGACAAGAAAAAGCACTACGCGAGTTTAAACAGATCATGGCTGATCTGGTGCATTTGCTTCGTACTTCGACCAGGGTTGAGCTCGCATATATGTGTTGGGTTAACCAAACACGGCAACAATTTGTGTGGGAAAGCAATAGCACTAACCTTCCAAATGTAATGTTCCAGGATCGCCTGGCTTTCGAGCAGCATTTTCTGGATGAGTATAAAGAGATCAAAGAAATAACAAAGCTGGTTATCGGGGAGGATATCCCAAAAGGTAAACTGGCACACTATTTCGATTTTGTTGCTGCCAAAACCATGGTACTTATACCTTTCATAAATAAGGGCGAGACTGTAGCTATCACCGTTTTAGAAACAGAGAAAGATGTTAACCTGGAAGCCATCAATGACCAGGTTTTCGCATATAACAACGCTCTTGTAAACGTGTTAGACACCTATCTGGAGATAGTTGATTTACATGAGCAGCAAAAAGAATGGGAAGAATATGAAGAGTCGCTTGCTGCATTAGACTATCGATTACACCGGGTAGACTTGCTCAATAAGATGCTTGACGAAATGCAACTTTACCTTCCCAATGGTGGGGCATGCCTTGTATGTCCTGGTATGGATTCCTGGAGTTTGGTATTGGCGTCAAAATTCGCGAAAAATTCTCCTTTACTGGGTCTGGAAATGGAGAATAAAAGTGTGGCTTATGAGACTGTTGAGAAGGGCGCTCCAAGTTTTAATATGCATTTCAACAATAACCCCAAGCTTATTTCCAGTAAGGAGAAGAGAACCGAAGGGGCCAGTCTTGCCATTCCCATTATGATTCATGATCGCAGGCAGGCAGTTGTAATAACTTACGATTCTGATCCATTGACTTATAAAGAGTCGACCAAGCACAAGCTTATTAACTTGGCCCGGATTGCTTCTCTCTCTATTCAATCAGTAGTTAAAAAATCTGGGATGGCGGAAGAGTTGTTTACTCAGAATTTTGGAGCCTTCATGACGGATTTATGGGAAGCAAGTATTGGAAATGAGCTACAAAAGATTCGTTCTGGGAAAGGTAAACATACGTGGTTCGGGTTAGTATCTCCTCACGAACTTTCCTCTATCAGAACTAAGTATAGGTTAGAAGACCTTCTGAAGATCCAAAAAGACTTTGTCTCTTTTCTAAATCCATCTCAGCATGACGTGCCTGGTTTTATTGGTTATAATTCAGATTATGTATATGCGTTTGTTATCCAAAGTGATTCTGAAGATGCAGTTAATACTTGGATGGATTCGGTAAAGACAAAACTGGCCCATGGCTTAAAGTTATCAAATGGAGAGAACCTTGATGTGTCTTTCAAAGCAGGTTTTACAAAGTTGATACCTGAGGATGCCAATTCTTATCAAGTACTCACTAAAGCGAAAAAAGCGCTCAGTGAAGTAGTTCGAAACGAGGAGCTGGAGCTCTTCGAAGCCTAA
- a CDS encoding M3 family oligoendopeptidase, with product MSELATKESNGAENIHWDLSDLYKSGNDPQLMKDKESLLNEADAFASKYKGRISALSVEEFKSMLQEYESLQDKGGKIGSFAYLQWSTDTTNSEYGKLVQESNELGSELSQKLVFLQVEWLQINTEQAQKLIDTPELAFYKHYLESSRRYKEHVLKEEQEQILSAKSVTGRSAWVRFFDETLGRAKFELDGEEYSEQEVLSKLHDSDRELRIRAHASLTKKFNELAHPLTFVFNTLLSDKSTTDKLRSYPSWITSRNLSNETDDETVESLVKAVTSKYELVQRYYRLKTRLLGLEEMRDYDRYAPMIKNEATISWEEAQDMVLDSYSGFHPQMGEIAGYFFDKNWIDAAIKPGKRGGAYSAGTVPSVHPYVFMNFDGKIRDVQTLAHELGHGVHQYLSRQQGPLQASTPLTTAETASVFGEMLVFQKLLKGLDNPKEKLALLIGKIDDTIATVFRQISMNRFENAMHTARREEGELTTARFSELWMEQQKALYGDAVSLTEEYGIWWCYIPHFLHTPGYVYAYAFGELLVLALYEEYMHRPEGFADRYLDLLGAGGSEWPHDLVSKMGLDIRDSAFWDKGLQAFETMIEEAEALSEEVLKET from the coding sequence ATGAGCGAATTGGCAACGAAGGAATCAAACGGAGCAGAAAACATACATTGGGATCTTTCAGATTTATATAAATCCGGTAACGATCCTCAGTTAATGAAGGATAAAGAAAGCTTGCTGAATGAAGCGGATGCTTTTGCTTCGAAGTATAAAGGGAGGATATCAGCTTTAAGTGTTGAAGAGTTTAAATCTATGCTTCAGGAATATGAATCATTGCAAGATAAAGGCGGAAAGATTGGTTCGTTCGCTTACCTCCAGTGGAGTACAGATACCACAAATTCCGAATACGGGAAACTGGTTCAGGAATCGAATGAACTAGGATCTGAGTTGAGTCAGAAACTGGTTTTTCTTCAGGTAGAATGGTTGCAAATCAATACAGAACAAGCTCAAAAGCTTATCGATACTCCTGAATTAGCCTTCTATAAACACTACCTGGAATCTTCCAGAAGATATAAGGAACACGTTCTTAAAGAAGAACAAGAGCAAATACTTTCGGCTAAATCAGTTACAGGAAGGAGTGCCTGGGTTCGGTTTTTTGACGAGACTCTGGGAAGAGCCAAGTTCGAACTAGATGGTGAGGAATATTCTGAACAGGAAGTACTTAGCAAACTGCACGACAGTGACAGGGAATTGAGGATTCGAGCTCATGCTTCATTAACTAAAAAGTTCAACGAGCTTGCTCATCCTTTAACTTTTGTATTTAATACGCTGTTATCTGATAAATCAACTACTGATAAGTTGAGAAGTTATCCAAGTTGGATCACTTCCAGGAACCTTTCAAATGAAACGGATGATGAAACAGTAGAATCCCTTGTTAAAGCAGTTACTTCGAAGTATGAACTGGTACAAAGGTACTATCGTTTGAAGACCAGGCTATTGGGTCTTGAGGAAATGAGAGACTATGATCGTTATGCTCCAATGATCAAGAATGAAGCAACGATTAGCTGGGAGGAAGCACAAGACATGGTGCTGGATTCTTATTCTGGCTTCCATCCCCAAATGGGAGAAATAGCAGGGTATTTCTTTGATAAGAATTGGATTGACGCTGCTATAAAACCTGGAAAACGTGGTGGTGCGTATTCGGCTGGTACTGTTCCTTCTGTTCACCCCTATGTATTCATGAATTTTGATGGCAAAATCAGGGATGTGCAAACTCTTGCTCATGAATTAGGACATGGAGTACATCAATACCTGTCTCGCCAACAGGGACCATTACAAGCAAGTACCCCTTTAACTACTGCCGAGACAGCTTCGGTCTTTGGTGAAATGTTGGTTTTTCAGAAACTTTTAAAAGGCCTTGATAATCCAAAGGAAAAACTGGCTCTGCTAATTGGTAAGATTGATGACACAATTGCTACTGTATTCCGGCAAATCTCTATGAACAGATTTGAAAACGCAATGCATACAGCTCGAAGGGAAGAAGGAGAGCTAACCACTGCAAGATTTTCAGAACTATGGATGGAACAGCAGAAAGCGTTATACGGTGATGCTGTATCTCTAACTGAGGAGTATGGGATCTGGTGGTGTTACATCCCTCATTTCTTACATACACCAGGATATGTGTATGCTTATGCATTTGGTGAACTACTTGTGTTGGCTTTATATGAGGAATACATGCATCGCCCGGAAGGCTTTGCAGACCGGTATTTGGATCTGTTGGGAGCAGGAGGATCAGAATGGCCACATGATTTAGTAAGTAAGATGGGGCTCGATATCAGAGATTCTGCATTCTGGGATAAAGGATTGCAGGCCTTTGAGACGATGATTGAAGAAGCTGAAGCACTTAGTGAAGAGGTGTTAAAAGAAACTTAA
- a CDS encoding RNA polymerase sigma factor RpoD/SigA, with protein sequence MAKSSGISTRESESLDRYLHEIGKEKLITPDDEVRLAKEIQKGSQRALEDLTKANLRFVVSVAKQYQNQGLSLGDLINEGNLGLIKAAKRFDETRGFKFISYAVWWIRQSILQALAEQSRIVRLPLNRVGALNKIGKELSKLEQEYERLPSAHELAESLEMTVGEVADTLKISGRHLSMDAPFAQGEDNRLLDVLENEEIPNPDFELMGESLKVEIERALSKLTKREAEVIRLYFGIGREHSLTLEEIGERFDLTRERVRQIKEKALRKLRHHNRSAALRVYLG encoded by the coding sequence GTGGCAAAAAGTTCAGGAATTTCGACTCGTGAATCGGAATCGCTAGATCGGTACCTTCACGAGATAGGTAAAGAGAAATTGATTACACCGGATGATGAAGTTCGTCTGGCAAAAGAAATCCAAAAAGGAAGTCAGAGAGCACTTGAAGATCTAACTAAAGCTAACCTTAGGTTCGTTGTATCTGTTGCTAAGCAGTACCAAAATCAGGGACTTTCTTTAGGAGATTTGATTAATGAAGGTAATCTTGGTTTGATTAAGGCTGCTAAACGTTTTGATGAAACCAGAGGATTTAAGTTTATCTCTTACGCGGTATGGTGGATTCGTCAATCTATTCTTCAGGCACTCGCTGAGCAAAGTAGAATTGTACGACTTCCATTAAACAGGGTAGGTGCTCTTAACAAAATTGGTAAAGAACTTTCTAAACTGGAGCAGGAGTATGAGCGACTTCCTTCTGCTCATGAATTGGCAGAAAGCCTTGAAATGACGGTTGGTGAAGTAGCTGACACCCTAAAGATTTCTGGAAGACACCTTTCGATGGACGCTCCTTTCGCACAAGGTGAGGATAACCGTCTACTTGATGTACTAGAGAATGAAGAGATTCCAAACCCGGATTTCGAGTTAATGGGTGAATCTCTTAAAGTTGAGATTGAACGCGCATTATCGAAACTTACCAAGCGAGAGGCAGAAGTAATCAGATTATACTTTGGTATTGGACGTGAGCACTCTCTTACTCTTGAAGAAATAGGAGAGCGTTTTGATCTGACTCGTGAACGCGTTCGTCAGATTAAAGAGAAGGCACTTAGAAAGCTCCGCCATCATAACAGAAGCGCAGCGCTTAGAGTTTATTTGGGATAA
- a CDS encoding phosphopentomutase: MGNCYLIIIDGLGVGAQEDAYQYNDEGMNTLGNVSEQTRVQLPNLSKMGIGNIIPLASIPEEENPGAAYGKMREVSGGKDSTTGHWEIAGVQLEKPFPTYPKGFPDDIIKAFCEGIGVEKALCNLPYSGTDVIRDYGQEHLETGFPIVYTSADSVFQVATHEAITPVSKLYHWCEFVRESVCVGEHEVGRVIARPFTGSPGAFERLFDQRHDFSAIPPENNIVQSLFDAGIETYSIGKVIDLFAEKGFSKFERTKNNAEGIEVLLRVMDEIKDTFVFINLIDTDQLFGHRLDPEGYAGSLVEFDSALPQILAKVEEDDLLIITGDHGNDPCSTSTDHSREFVPVLVYPKDRAEKENLGIRETFADLAVSIASFFDIKKDFPGHTFFKKN, from the coding sequence ATGGGCAATTGTTACCTCATAATTATTGATGGGCTTGGAGTAGGTGCCCAGGAAGATGCTTATCAATATAATGATGAGGGTATGAACACACTGGGAAATGTTTCTGAGCAAACAAGGGTGCAGCTTCCCAATCTTTCGAAAATGGGTATTGGGAATATCATACCATTAGCTTCAATTCCAGAGGAAGAAAACCCTGGTGCAGCTTATGGGAAAATGAGAGAGGTATCAGGGGGAAAAGACTCTACAACCGGACACTGGGAAATTGCAGGAGTTCAGCTAGAAAAACCTTTTCCAACTTACCCGAAAGGCTTTCCTGATGACATAATAAAAGCTTTTTGTGAAGGAATAGGAGTTGAGAAAGCTCTATGCAATTTGCCGTATTCTGGAACCGATGTTATCCGGGATTATGGGCAAGAACATCTAGAAACAGGTTTCCCTATTGTATATACTTCAGCAGATAGTGTATTCCAGGTTGCCACTCATGAAGCCATTACTCCTGTATCTAAATTATATCATTGGTGTGAGTTTGTCAGGGAAAGTGTTTGTGTAGGAGAACATGAAGTAGGACGGGTAATTGCCCGACCTTTTACAGGATCTCCCGGCGCTTTTGAACGATTATTTGATCAACGGCATGATTTTTCTGCTATCCCACCTGAGAATAATATTGTTCAAAGCTTGTTTGATGCCGGTATAGAAACCTATTCCATCGGCAAGGTGATTGATCTATTTGCTGAGAAAGGTTTCTCTAAATTCGAGCGTACAAAGAATAATGCGGAAGGAATAGAAGTACTTCTAAGAGTGATGGATGAAATAAAGGACACTTTTGTTTTCATAAATCTCATCGATACTGATCAACTATTTGGACATCGACTTGATCCCGAAGGCTACGCGGGAAGCCTGGTAGAATTTGATAGCGCCCTACCTCAGATTTTAGCAAAAGTAGAAGAAGACGATCTTTTGATAATAACAGGTGACCATGGAAATGATCCTTGCTCTACCAGTACCGATCATTCCAGGGAATTTGTACCTGTTTTAGTGTATCCAAAGGATCGGGCAGAGAAAGAAAATCTGGGAATAAGAGAGACTTTTGCAGATTTAGCTGTGTCTATAGCATCTTTTTTTGATATCAAGAAGGATTTCCCCGGACATACATTCTTCAAAAAGAATTAA